A genomic stretch from Clavelina lepadiformis chromosome 5, kaClaLepa1.1, whole genome shotgun sequence includes:
- the LOC143460677 gene encoding RRP15-like protein has translation MISLPHKCTLCEITSIYHFIFLFVAFCRINSCNKTDTLLHSVGSILQCKMGVMVDDKMIHDEIEEEENGNVGWADAMSKVLGKQGPKDAESLILAKSKVGEEEDEEEEERRERRRRLKKKRKWESMNYVKPSVLEKDYERTLQKTATRGVIQLFNTVKKHKREMEEKLKTANTEGKKEKIIGDVDKGKFLDMLNEDTTRKSGKREDDSKPAWAVLQDDFMLGSSMKDWDKRSDDDEDDTVEDHEE, from the exons ATGATTTCACTGCCACATAAGTGTACTTTATGTGAAATTACAAGCAtatatcattttatttttttgtttgtggcTTTTTGTAGAATCAACAGCTGTAACAAAACTGATACTTTGTTACATTCAGTAGGTTCAATATTGCAATGTAAAATGGGTGTTATGGTTGATGATAAGATGATTCATGACGAGattgaagaagaagaaaatggAAATGTTGGTTGGGCCGATGCAATGTCCAAAGTCCTGGGGAAGCAAGGACCAAAGGATGCAGAAAGCTTAATCCTTGCAAAATCAAAAGTTGGTGAAGAAGAGGACGAAGAAGAGGAAGAGAGAAGGGAAAGAAGGCGGCGA TTgaaaaaaaagagaaaatggGAAAGCATGAACTATGTGAAACCGTCTGTGCTTGAGAAAGACTACGAACGGACCCTACAGAAAACAGCAACCAg AGGAGTAATTCAACTTTTCAACACTGTGAAGAAGCACAAGAGAGAGATGGAAGAGAAGTTGAAAACAGCGAACACCGAAGGAAAGAAGGAAAAGATTATAGGCGACGTCGACAAAGGAAAATTTCTGGACATGCTCAACGAAGATACAACAAGAAAA TCTGGCAAACGTGAGGACGACTCCAAACCGGCATGGGCAGTCTTACAGGATGATTTTATGCTGGGGAGTAGTATGAAAGATTGGGATAAACGATCCGACGATGATGAAGATGACACAGTGGAAGACCATGAAGAATGA
- the LOC143460675 gene encoding RNA polymerase-associated protein LEO1-like: MDENQLFGSDSENSAVSDEDDENVAQSPGKNLFGDSSSDDADNTVEQENEVSEDEAENIAEHEDAESGSDDSDVMENPQEVDAESDAEYMSDRDGADHDEHARESYDEAEEDHQAVDQDDSDDSEIGNRKQRLIKDDSDQSSNADNQETEEVNNLFGDASDISSDEEGGDNKNEKIEVDEETPAAPEEKEAVETIIEVEMPKISTNLGSAIHFVRFPNFISVEPRPFDPSVYEDEIEEDELLDEEGRTRLKLKVENTIRWKKYVDENGIELTESNARMVKWSDGSMSMHLGSEIFDVHQMSLQGDHNHLFIRQGTGLQGQAVFKTKLTFRPHSTKSATHKRMTNRLAMRHNQNQQKVRVLPIAGQDPESRKAALMKEEEEQLKAHVRREAQKRRMRERSHARGLNTNYLEDRYEDGTTNDDDDEGISVSAIKNRFKSGSGTTGNRWERPNIYGSDSESEGEKRLINAKRLSSDDDDDFIDNKRKRTEDGEMRKKTYIVDDEDDLE; the protein is encoded by the coding sequence atggaTGAAAATCAACTATTTGGATCAGATTCTGAAAACAGTGCCGTCAGTGATGaggatgatgaaaatgttgcGCAAAGTCCCGGAAAGAACTTGTTTGGTGATTCATCTTCCGATGATGCTGATAACACGGTGGAGCAGGAAAATGAAGTATCCGAAGACGAGGCAGAGAACATAGCAGAGCATGAAGATGCGGAATCAGGGAGCGATGACAGCGACGTGATGGAAAATCCACAGGAAGTTGATGCTGAAAGTGATGCAGAGTACATGTCTGACAGGGACGGTGCTGATCATGACGAGCATGCAAGAGAAAGTTATGATGAAGCAGAGGAAGACCATCAAGCAGTCGATCAAGATGACAGCGATGATAGTGAAATTGGAAATCGAAAACAGAGGCTTATCAAGGACGACAGTGATCAGTCGTCCAACGCTGATAACCAAGAAACAGAGGaagttaataatttatttggtgATGCTTCAGACATTTCAAGTGATGAAGAAGGAGGAgacaacaaaaatgaaaaaatagaaGTTGACGAAGAAACTCCCGCTGCTCCCGAAGAGAAAGAAGCCGTAGAAACGATTATTGAGGTGGAGATGCCAAAAATTAGCACCAACCTTGGCTCCGCAATTCATTTTGTCCGCTTTCCCAATTTTATAAGCGTTGAACCTCGACCATTTGATCCATCAGTTTATGAAGATGAAATTGAAGAGGATGAGCTTTTAGACGAAGAGGGAAGAACGAGACTTAAATTGAAAGTTGAGAATACAATTCGATGGAAGAAGTATGTTGATGAGAATGGCATTGAGTTGACAGAGTCTAACGCTCGCATGGTCAAGTGGTCAGACGGGAGCATGTCCATGCATCTGGGATCAGAAATCTTTGACGTGCATCAGATGTCGTTGCAAGGCGACCACAACCACTTGTTTATTAGACAGGGCACAGGGCTGCAAGGACAAGCTGTTTTCAAAACCAAGCTCACCTTCCGGCCCCACAGCACAAAGTCGGCCACCCATAAGCGAATGACCAACAGACTTGCAATGAGACACAACCAGAATCAACAGAAAGTGAGGGTGCTGCCCATCGCTGGTCAGGATCCGGAATCACGCAAAGCTGCTCTCATGAAAGAGGAAGAAGAACAATTAAAAGCTCACGTCAGACGTGAAGCACAGAAGAGGAGGATGAGAGAGCGGTCGCATGCAAGAGGTCTCAATACAAATTACTTAGAAGATCGGTACGAAGACGGAACAACAAATGACGATGATGATGAAGGCATCAGTGTATCCGCTATAAAGAATAGATTTAAGAGTGGTTCTGGTACAACTGGTAACAGATGGGAGCGACCAAATATTTATGGCTCTGATTCTGAGTCCGAAGGTGAAAAGAGGCTGATAAACGCCAAGAGACTGAGTTCTGATGATGATGACGACTTTATCGACAACAAGCGAAAACGAACTGAGGATGGAGAAATGCGTAAAAAGACCTACATTGTTGATGATGAAGACGATTTAGAATGA
- the LOC143458958 gene encoding transmembrane protein 53-like isoform X1 produces MLVRFLLRGLKLNQIFFRSLSSNAEIESVNQRPRSVDQDDIDYNITFPSATSEEAEPVVFLLGWVGSKDKHVAKYSAIYEKEGCITVRYIHPSTTVFYTDPSHSEEHEKASVKLAQLLDDYDLTDHPVFVHVFSNGGYFLYRYLADVFHKNQVNVAGCILDSCPGKLEYLVAVKAILSGFPNKLVSYVAVFAFTFYYFALVLKYSLGFGKRKLLFQAMQCSPFHSWPHLFLYSTADGIVPHQHVEEMAKSRKAAGALFVQQHNFASSLHVQHFRQFPQVYTEKCIHFLHDCLRAYDCEDINDDSDAGPSEGTPV; encoded by the exons atgctTGTAAGATTCTTGCTTAgaggtttaaaattaaaccaaatCTTTTTTAGATCATTGTCATCAAATGCTGAAATAG AAAGTGTCAACCAACGCCCAAGATCTGTAGATCAAGATGACATAGACTATAATATCACTTTCCCATCTG caACTTCTGAGGAGGCAGAACCTGTTGTTTTTCTCCTGGGCTGGGTGGGTAGTAAAGATAAACATGTTGCAAAATACAGCGCAATTTATGAAAAGGAAGGTTGCATAACTGTGAGATACATACACCCATCAACCACCGTTTTCTACACAG ATCCATCCCATTCTGAAGAGCACGAAAAAGCATCCGTAAAACTCGCCCAATTGCTGGATGACTATGACCTCACTGACCATCCAGTTTTTGTCCATGTTTTCAGCAATGGAGGATACTTTTTGTACCGATATCTTGCTGACGTTTTTCAT AAAAATCAGGTGAATGTGGCAGGATGCATTCTTGATAGCTGCCCAGGCAAGCTGGAATATCTTGTTGCCGTGAAGGCAATACTTTCTGGCTTTCCAAATAAGCTCGTTTCATATGTTGCTGTTTTTGCATTCACATTTTACTATTTTGCATTGGTGCTTAAGTACAGCTTGGGATTTGGCAAAAGGAAATTATTGTTCCAG GCCATGCAGTGCTCTCCATTCCATTCTTGGCCACACCTCTTTCTCTACTCAACTGCAGATGGCATCGTACCTCATCAGCATGTTGAGGAGATGGCCAAATCTCGGAAGGCTGCCGGCGCACTGTTCGTTCAACAGCACAATTTCGCAAGCTCACTTCATGTGCAGCATTTCAGGCAGTTTCCCCAAGTTTACACGGAAAAGTGCATACACTTTCTACATGACTGCCTCAGAGCTTACGATTGTGAAGACATCAATGATGATAGTGACGCGGGACCCTCAGAGGGTACACCTGTTTGA
- the LOC143458958 gene encoding transmembrane protein 53-like isoform X2 yields the protein MYSSSLAESVNQRPRSVDQDDIDYNITFPSATSEEAEPVVFLLGWVGSKDKHVAKYSAIYEKEGCITVRYIHPSTTVFYTDPSHSEEHEKASVKLAQLLDDYDLTDHPVFVHVFSNGGYFLYRYLADVFHKNQVNVAGCILDSCPGKLEYLVAVKAILSGFPNKLVSYVAVFAFTFYYFALVLKYSLGFGKRKLLFQAMQCSPFHSWPHLFLYSTADGIVPHQHVEEMAKSRKAAGALFVQQHNFASSLHVQHFRQFPQVYTEKCIHFLHDCLRAYDCEDINDDSDAGPSEGTPV from the exons ATGTACTCATCTTCCTTGGCAGAAAGTGTCAACCAACGCCCAAGATCTGTAGATCAAGATGACATAGACTATAATATCACTTTCCCATCTG caACTTCTGAGGAGGCAGAACCTGTTGTTTTTCTCCTGGGCTGGGTGGGTAGTAAAGATAAACATGTTGCAAAATACAGCGCAATTTATGAAAAGGAAGGTTGCATAACTGTGAGATACATACACCCATCAACCACCGTTTTCTACACAG ATCCATCCCATTCTGAAGAGCACGAAAAAGCATCCGTAAAACTCGCCCAATTGCTGGATGACTATGACCTCACTGACCATCCAGTTTTTGTCCATGTTTTCAGCAATGGAGGATACTTTTTGTACCGATATCTTGCTGACGTTTTTCAT AAAAATCAGGTGAATGTGGCAGGATGCATTCTTGATAGCTGCCCAGGCAAGCTGGAATATCTTGTTGCCGTGAAGGCAATACTTTCTGGCTTTCCAAATAAGCTCGTTTCATATGTTGCTGTTTTTGCATTCACATTTTACTATTTTGCATTGGTGCTTAAGTACAGCTTGGGATTTGGCAAAAGGAAATTATTGTTCCAG GCCATGCAGTGCTCTCCATTCCATTCTTGGCCACACCTCTTTCTCTACTCAACTGCAGATGGCATCGTACCTCATCAGCATGTTGAGGAGATGGCCAAATCTCGGAAGGCTGCCGGCGCACTGTTCGTTCAACAGCACAATTTCGCAAGCTCACTTCATGTGCAGCATTTCAGGCAGTTTCCCCAAGTTTACACGGAAAAGTGCATACACTTTCTACATGACTGCCTCAGAGCTTACGATTGTGAAGACATCAATGATGATAGTGACGCGGGACCCTCAGAGGGTACACCTGTTTGA
- the LOC143458959 gene encoding UDP-N-acetylglucosamine transferase subunit ALG14-like yields MLFSVILLVLIVFVFRIVYVCFIFQQINPPRSKKITVLAIAGSGGHTTELVRLMSKLPSNFNPRFYVVATTDNMSEKKLTELEHKRNSVYGKDYHILKIPRSREVAQSWLSTIYTTFIATIYSFPVLWNSKPDLILCNGPGTCIPLCVIGLLFKVIGICQADIIYIESICRVTTMSLSGKLLYLFTSKFFIQWPNLLEKYPKAIYLGGRII; encoded by the exons TTTCTCCGTTATCTTGTTAgttttaattgtatttgttttccgAATCGtgtatgtttgttttatttttcaacaaattaaTCCACCTAGAAGCAAGAAGATAACTGTGTTGGCAATTGCCGGATCAG gTGGTCATACAACAGAATTGGTAAGACTAATGTCTAAATTACCATCAAATTTCAATCCTCGATTTTATGTGGTTGCAACAACTGACAACATGAGTGAAAAGAAATTAACGGAACTTGAACATAAAAGAAATTCAGTTTATGGAAAAGATTatcacattttaaaaattccaag AAGCCGTGAAGTGGCACAATCATGGCTGAGCACGATATACACCACTTTCATTGCAACAATCTATTCCTTTCCTGTTCTTTGGAATAGCAAGCCAGATCTTATACTGTGCAACGGGCCAGGCACTTGCATTCCTTTATGTGTAATTGGATTGTTGTTTAAG GTGATCGGGATTTGCCAGGCAGATATTATATACATTGAAAGCATTTGCAGAGTTACAACTATGTCCTTGAGTGGGAAGCTGCTTTACCTTTtcacttcgaaatttttcattCAATGGCCCAATTTACTGGAGAAGTACCCTAAAGCAATATATTTGGGAGGGAGAATTATCTGA